A section of the Rossellomorea marisflavi genome encodes:
- a CDS encoding YugN family protein, with protein MHFTETGFEEIKVDLNRLDDIMESHGLVRAGQWDYERVTYDRKFEIREGIFYLRLQGLAVEGDVGKHDAVIQLMTPLLGKHYYPHGVEYGEGESFPKHLITSCEKLLNDVKKEAAEFAW; from the coding sequence ATGCATTTCACTGAAACGGGTTTTGAAGAGATTAAAGTCGACTTGAATCGACTGGATGACATCATGGAGTCCCACGGCCTCGTCCGTGCCGGTCAATGGGATTATGAACGTGTGACCTATGATCGTAAATTTGAAATTCGAGAAGGGATATTTTACCTTCGTCTGCAGGGCCTCGCCGTGGAAGGGGATGTGGGCAAACACGATGCCGTCATCCAGCTCATGACACCGCTCCTCGGCAAGCACTACTACCCTCATGGCGTGGAATATGGAGAAGGAGAATCCTTCCCTAAGCATTTGATCACGTCATGTGAGAAACTCTTGAACGACGTGAAGAAAGAAGCAGCCGAATTCGCTTGGTAA
- the ctaG gene encoding cytochrome c oxidase assembly factor CtaG: MPLGIFGFMALWSPFFIVALVFLTAVYFLLTVKWRRSFPDSEPLKKKQAVYFILGMLLLYVVKGSPVEVLSSILFSAHMTQMALLYLVVTPLIILGIPTWVWKAVIKLPVIKGVFGFMTKPLISLLSFNVIFSIYHIPIVFDHVRTDPTSHGLAMTILFILSLFMWWPLLNPGDEDIDLSGLKRIGYILGSAVLLTPACGLIIFAENPLYAPYYDPQEFMKALALCVPANTLDGLSISGPELFTNMSIENDQQLGGVIMKIIQEIVFGVMLFNLFFQWYRSDQEKQEKLSYDPVIDPSSTES; this comes from the coding sequence ATGCCTTTGGGTATTTTTGGATTTATGGCGTTGTGGAGTCCATTTTTCATTGTGGCTCTTGTATTTTTAACTGCGGTGTATTTTTTGCTGACCGTGAAATGGCGAAGAAGCTTTCCGGATAGCGAACCGCTGAAAAAGAAACAGGCAGTGTACTTTATATTGGGAATGCTGCTCCTCTATGTAGTCAAGGGTTCACCCGTCGAGGTGTTGAGTTCCATTTTGTTTTCAGCCCATATGACCCAGATGGCTCTGCTGTATCTGGTCGTCACCCCGCTTATCATTTTGGGAATCCCCACGTGGGTGTGGAAGGCCGTCATCAAACTTCCGGTCATCAAAGGCGTGTTCGGGTTCATGACGAAACCCCTTATATCTCTTTTGTCATTCAATGTGATTTTCTCGATTTATCATATTCCGATCGTATTCGACCATGTTAGGACGGATCCGACTTCGCATGGCCTCGCCATGACGATCCTCTTCATCCTTTCACTTTTCATGTGGTGGCCACTCTTGAATCCGGGAGATGAGGATATTGATCTCAGCGGACTGAAAAGGATCGGATATATCCTTGGGAGCGCTGTCCTATTGACACCTGCCTGTGGATTGATTATATTTGCTGAGAATCCTTTGTATGCTCCGTACTATGACCCTCAGGAATTCATGAAAGCGTTGGCTCTCTGTGTTCCTGCGAATACCCTTGATGGCTTAAGCATCAGTGGTCCCGAATTATTTACGAATATGTCCATCGAAAACGACCAGCAGCTCGGTGGTGTCATCATGAAGATCATCCAGGAGATTGTATTCGGTGTGATGCTGTTCAATCTGTTTTTCCAATGGTACCGGAGTGATCAAGAAAAACAAGAGAAGCTGTCATATGACCCTGTCATTGATCCATCTTCAACCGAATCGTAA
- the ctaF gene encoding cytochrome c oxidase subunit IVB, translating into MANQQSNSGNPSVDYEYRRRKNKEDMRMQLTAFMLMIFLTLIAFIAVAGDFDKYFVLPFILLLAVVQLVFQLYYFMHMSHKGHEAPSLFLYSGALVAFITILAFLTIVWI; encoded by the coding sequence ATGGCGAATCAACAATCAAATTCAGGTAACCCAAGCGTGGATTACGAGTACAGACGCAGGAAGAATAAAGAAGATATGCGGATGCAACTCACCGCCTTCATGCTCATGATCTTCTTGACATTGATTGCGTTCATAGCTGTTGCAGGGGATTTCGATAAGTATTTCGTCCTTCCTTTCATCCTGCTTCTTGCCGTGGTCCAGCTTGTATTCCAATTGTATTATTTCATGCATATGAGCCATAAAGGACATGAAGCCCCGTCGCTTTTCCTGTATTCAGGTGCGCTGGTGGCCTTTATCACGATCTTGGCTTTCCTTACAATCGTTTGGATCTAA
- a CDS encoding DUF420 domain-containing protein produces MSLPVLPTISTSFIVLSAITVAIGWWQIKKREFEKHQKTMTLAGIFALIFFIIYASRTIFIGNTSFGGPDDLKIYYTIFLVFHITLATIGAVFGLMSLWTGYQDRLKRHRKLGPITSIIWFFTAITGVAVYLLLYVFYHGGETTSVIKAILGN; encoded by the coding sequence ATGTCGTTACCAGTCTTACCTACGATCAGCACGAGCTTTATCGTCCTCAGTGCGATCACCGTTGCCATCGGGTGGTGGCAGATAAAGAAAAGGGAATTCGAAAAACACCAGAAGACCATGACGTTGGCAGGTATCTTTGCCCTCATCTTCTTCATCATCTACGCCAGTCGTACGATTTTCATTGGGAACACTTCCTTCGGAGGTCCTGATGATCTGAAAATCTATTACACGATCTTCCTCGTCTTCCACATCACATTGGCTACAATCGGTGCGGTATTCGGGCTGATGAGCTTATGGACAGGCTATCAGGATCGTCTGAAAAGACACAGGAAACTTGGTCCGATCACGAGCATCATTTGGTTCTTTACCGCGATCACCGGTGTAGCAGTTTATTTGCTTCTGTACGTCTTTTACCATGGAGGGGAGACGACTTCCGTCATTAAGGCCATCCTTGGAAATTGA
- a CDS encoding COX15/CtaA family protein: MHKGLKWLAVLTSLGMLFVLLGGALVTKTGSGMGCGRSWPLCHGQLIPDNITIELVIELAHRVVSGGVGLLLLALSIWSWKAIGHKRETKFLAILSFFFLVLQGLIGAAAVKWGQSDFVLAIHFGISLISFASVLLLTLLIFEVDQKFEADKVIIDKRMRWHTIGVTIYTYMVVYTGALVRHTESSLVCKDWPFCVNSSIGLPTNMYEWIQMGHRTAAALVFVWIAYVTVLAVKKYKQQKVVYWGWIIALILVTLQATTGALVVLTRLNLAVALLHALIISCLFGLLCYLIMLGSRSKKRQ, from the coding sequence TTGCATAAAGGTTTAAAATGGCTTGCTGTTCTTACAAGTCTTGGTATGTTATTTGTCCTACTGGGCGGTGCACTCGTAACGAAAACCGGCTCCGGAATGGGCTGCGGTCGTTCCTGGCCCCTATGCCACGGACAATTGATTCCTGATAATATCACCATCGAGCTCGTCATCGAGCTTGCGCACAGGGTTGTTTCCGGCGGAGTCGGACTCCTGCTACTGGCCCTCTCTATCTGGTCGTGGAAGGCGATCGGCCATAAGCGTGAAACGAAGTTTTTGGCGATCCTCTCCTTTTTCTTCCTTGTCCTTCAAGGATTGATCGGCGCTGCGGCGGTTAAATGGGGACAATCTGATTTTGTCCTAGCCATCCACTTCGGCATATCACTCATTTCATTCGCTTCCGTATTACTCTTGACCCTCCTGATTTTCGAAGTTGATCAAAAGTTCGAAGCAGACAAGGTAATTATCGATAAGCGGATGAGATGGCACACAATCGGGGTGACGATCTATACGTATATGGTCGTCTACACCGGAGCACTCGTCCGACACACTGAATCAAGCCTCGTATGTAAGGATTGGCCGTTCTGTGTGAATTCAAGCATCGGACTCCCGACAAATATGTACGAGTGGATTCAAATGGGGCATCGTACTGCTGCCGCCCTCGTGTTTGTCTGGATTGCATACGTCACAGTCTTGGCAGTTAAGAAATACAAACAGCAAAAGGTAGTATACTGGGGATGGATCATCGCCTTGATCCTCGTGACCCTGCAGGCTACGACAGGGGCGCTGGTCGTTCTGACCAGATTGAACCTGGCAGTTGCCCTCCTGCACGCCCTCATCATCTCCTGCTTGTTCGGACTTCTCTGCTACTTGATCATGCTTGGGTCGAGAAGCAAGAAACGTCAATAA
- the ytvI gene encoding sporulation integral membrane protein YtvI: MARFKNKKFLIYLGLFIVFILLCLFILPISLPLILAFMTALILEPSVRMLQGRFNWKRKMAVMSIFILFLLLLGVTSYFVTTKVVGEGVKLVENTPHYISKVGDIWEEYEDRLLDLSKDLPDTIVKEFSNDVQHFLDRSKSKILQSFNLEKISAYLTYIPNFLVSLLVFLIALFLFMLDLPRIKHMIYSHLTDATAEKVNFMISRMTGVFFGFFKAQFLVSILIFVVTLIGLLIITPEVAIIMSVIIWFIDFLPLVGSIAILGPWALYHFITGDISLGTQLSVLAAILLIIRRTVEPKVMGTHIGLSPLATLIAMYLGLKLFGVMGFVIGPFLLILFNSAKEAGIIKLNFKL, from the coding sequence TTGGCTAGATTCAAAAACAAAAAATTCCTGATTTATCTTGGGCTGTTCATCGTTTTCATTCTGCTTTGCCTATTCATCCTGCCCATTTCATTGCCATTGATCCTGGCATTCATGACAGCCTTGATCCTCGAGCCTTCAGTCAGAATGCTTCAAGGACGATTCAATTGGAAGCGCAAGATGGCGGTCATGAGCATCTTCATTCTCTTTTTGCTCCTATTGGGAGTTACCAGTTATTTTGTGACAACCAAAGTCGTTGGAGAAGGGGTCAAACTCGTTGAAAACACCCCCCACTATATTTCAAAGGTAGGAGACATCTGGGAAGAGTATGAGGATCGACTTCTTGACTTATCCAAAGATCTGCCCGATACGATCGTAAAAGAATTTTCAAATGATGTGCAGCACTTCCTGGACCGGTCAAAATCCAAGATCCTTCAGTCCTTCAATTTAGAAAAGATAAGTGCGTATCTCACATACATACCCAACTTCCTGGTCAGCCTTCTCGTATTCCTCATTGCACTGTTCCTGTTCATGCTTGATCTCCCCCGCATCAAACATATGATCTACAGTCATTTGACCGATGCGACGGCTGAAAAGGTGAACTTTATGATCTCGAGGATGACCGGAGTGTTCTTCGGATTCTTCAAGGCTCAGTTCCTTGTGAGCATTCTGATCTTTGTCGTGACGTTGATCGGCTTGCTCATCATTACACCTGAAGTGGCCATCATCATGTCGGTCATCATCTGGTTCATTGATTTCCTGCCCCTCGTCGGTTCCATTGCCATACTTGGACCGTGGGCCCTTTATCACTTCATCACGGGAGATATCAGTCTTGGAACACAGCTTTCCGTGCTCGCTGCCATCCTTCTCATTATTAGAAGGACGGTTGAGCCAAAGGTCATGGGGACGCATATCGGACTCTCTCCACTGGCAACGCTTATCGCCATGTATCTCGGACTTAAGCTTTTCGGAGTCATGGGATTTGTCATTGGTCCGTTTTTGTTGATCCTGTTCAATTCCGCCAAGGAAGCCGGCATCATCAAGCTCAACTTCAAATTGTAA
- a CDS encoding cytochrome (ubi)quinol oxidase subunit III, which translates to MHADEKFTPKTWPASPEKATLEGKNKFMGFWFFLGGETVLFGSLFATYLALKDKVPSDSHALAKDIFDLPLAFLATMLLLVSSLTSVYAMYHMKNYNVKRMQAWLLITVLLGAAFLALEIYEFNHYVHEYGHTFTSSAFGSSFYTLVGFHGAHVAFGLLWIVTLMLRNAKRGLNLYNAPKFYLASLYWHFIDVVWVFIFTVVYLMGMVG; encoded by the coding sequence ATGCATGCAGATGAAAAATTCACGCCTAAGACCTGGCCGGCCTCCCCTGAGAAGGCCACCCTTGAAGGAAAGAATAAATTTATGGGCTTCTGGTTTTTCCTTGGTGGGGAAACCGTCCTGTTCGGCTCATTGTTTGCCACATATTTGGCACTGAAGGATAAAGTACCAAGTGACAGTCATGCGCTGGCAAAGGATATATTCGATCTGCCGCTGGCATTCCTTGCTACGATGCTCCTTTTGGTCAGCTCACTGACAAGCGTTTATGCCATGTACCACATGAAGAACTACAACGTTAAGAGGATGCAGGCCTGGTTATTGATTACAGTCTTGCTTGGAGCAGCATTCCTTGCACTGGAAATCTATGAGTTCAATCATTATGTACATGAATATGGCCACACCTTTACTAGTTCTGCTTTCGGTTCTTCTTTCTACACCCTTGTAGGCTTCCATGGAGCTCACGTGGCCTTCGGTCTTCTTTGGATCGTCACGCTCATGCTCAGGAATGCTAAAAGGGGATTGAACCTTTACAACGCTCCGAAATTCTATCTAGCGTCACTCTATTGGCATTTTATCGACGTTGTTTGGGTATTTATCTTTACAGTAGTATATTTAATGGGAATGGTGGGATAA
- the coxB gene encoding cytochrome c oxidase subunit II: protein MKARLSKWRLFTILAMVALVLSGCGEPFLSTLQPAGEVAQDQYDLMILSTLIMVLVIIVVVIVYMIAIIRFRRKKGDKTIPKQVEGSHTLEIIWTVIPIILLLILAVPTVTSTFKLADTKAMDKKDADGNREALVINVRANLYWWEFEYPDEKIITSQDLVVPTDQRVYFNVTASDVKHSFWIPAAGGKIDTNVDNVNKFFLQFDGEKAKEAEGLFYGKCAELCGPSHALMDFKVKALPQEEYTAWVEDMKNAGEPEPSSDLAKEGQEIFNNKCLACHAVSPQDGRPEQARTAPNLATFGERNRIAGVLDHNEEELKNWLSDPDQYKPGNKMTGTYGKLTDDEMDALAEYLMGLKVQD, encoded by the coding sequence ATGAAAGCAAGGCTATCCAAGTGGCGTCTATTCACGATCCTCGCGATGGTGGCGCTCGTCCTTTCAGGTTGCGGGGAACCGTTCCTATCCACTTTACAGCCTGCGGGTGAAGTAGCGCAGGACCAATACGATCTTATGATCCTGTCCACGTTGATCATGGTTCTCGTCATCATTGTGGTCGTCATCGTCTACATGATCGCCATCATCCGTTTTCGCAGGAAAAAAGGGGACAAAACGATTCCTAAGCAGGTTGAAGGGAGTCACACACTCGAAATCATCTGGACGGTCATTCCGATCATCCTTCTTTTGATCCTGGCCGTACCGACCGTTACATCCACGTTCAAACTTGCTGATACAAAGGCGATGGACAAAAAGGATGCAGACGGGAACAGAGAAGCACTCGTAATCAATGTCCGTGCCAATCTGTACTGGTGGGAATTCGAGTATCCGGATGAGAAGATCATCACCTCACAGGATCTCGTTGTACCGACCGATCAAAGGGTTTACTTCAATGTAACAGCTTCTGACGTGAAGCATTCGTTCTGGATTCCGGCAGCAGGCGGAAAGATCGATACGAACGTGGATAACGTCAATAAGTTCTTCCTTCAATTCGATGGGGAAAAAGCGAAGGAAGCAGAAGGGCTCTTCTACGGGAAATGTGCAGAGCTTTGTGGACCGTCCCATGCATTGATGGACTTCAAGGTTAAAGCGCTTCCGCAGGAGGAATACACTGCCTGGGTTGAAGATATGAAAAATGCAGGAGAACCGGAGCCTTCCTCGGACCTTGCAAAAGAAGGACAAGAGATCTTCAACAACAAATGTCTTGCCTGTCACGCTGTTTCACCACAGGACGGTCGACCGGAGCAGGCCCGGACAGCACCTAACCTTGCCACATTCGGTGAACGTAACAGAATCGCCGGAGTCTTGGATCACAATGAAGAAGAGCTGAAAAACTGGCTCAGCGATCCGGACCAATACAAGCCTGGTAATAAGATGACAGGTACATACGGCAAATTGACCGATGATGAGATGGATGCACTTGCAGAATATCTCATGGGTCTGAAGGTACAAGATTAA
- a CDS encoding GNAT family N-acetyltransferase has protein sequence MIRTLEERDYSQSLQLSEYAFQYKLSEEEREQRREQMGDQKIFGIFHDDHLAAKLHLMPFQTWFGDRMIPMGGVAGVATYPEYRRNGYVRKLLLHSLEAMKEAGQIISMLHPFYIDFYRKFGWEVFASYRQMTVDQKELSPLSTSTGTIRRGGVTKEVMEAYDRYAKKHNGMLVRTNGWWKKKEDQWSIATYHEGEMQGYILYTISEGVMTVDEFLPLTPGARKGLWNFICQHDSMVLTVKVKLAEGEVLPLMLKNPRIKVEDYPYFMTRVVDVEPFLKTYLRDKETFEAFTLKVVDQHAPWNSAVWHLSVNGVERRDGSTADVELGIRELSAFTFGFLSALDLEAMGHIDAGEVTFLESISTARKTCFQDFF, from the coding sequence ATGATACGAACCCTTGAAGAACGGGACTATAGCCAGTCCCTGCAGCTGTCAGAATACGCGTTTCAATATAAGCTATCTGAAGAGGAGCGGGAACAAAGACGTGAACAGATGGGGGATCAGAAGATCTTTGGGATTTTCCACGACGATCACCTGGCGGCTAAGCTTCACCTCATGCCATTCCAGACCTGGTTTGGAGATCGGATGATCCCAATGGGAGGTGTGGCCGGAGTCGCCACCTACCCGGAGTATCGAAGGAACGGATATGTTAGGAAGCTCCTCCTTCACTCTCTAGAAGCAATGAAGGAAGCGGGACAGATCATATCCATGCTCCATCCGTTTTATATTGATTTCTATCGGAAATTCGGTTGGGAGGTATTTGCATCTTATCGCCAGATGACAGTGGATCAGAAGGAATTGAGTCCCTTATCAACCTCCACGGGTACCATTCGACGTGGAGGAGTTACAAAAGAAGTGATGGAAGCCTATGATCGATACGCAAAGAAACATAATGGGATGCTCGTTCGGACGAATGGATGGTGGAAGAAGAAAGAAGATCAGTGGTCCATTGCGACCTATCATGAAGGCGAAATGCAAGGGTACATACTATACACCATCTCAGAAGGCGTGATGACCGTCGATGAATTTCTCCCACTGACCCCGGGGGCAAGGAAAGGGCTTTGGAATTTCATTTGTCAGCATGATTCCATGGTACTAACGGTTAAGGTGAAGCTGGCAGAAGGGGAGGTTTTGCCATTGATGCTGAAAAATCCACGCATCAAGGTGGAGGACTATCCTTATTTCATGACAAGGGTCGTGGATGTAGAGCCGTTCCTAAAAACGTATTTGCGGGATAAAGAAACATTCGAAGCCTTTACGTTGAAAGTAGTAGATCAACATGCACCTTGGAATTCAGCTGTCTGGCATCTTTCTGTGAATGGGGTGGAACGACGTGATGGCAGCACGGCAGATGTGGAATTGGGCATCAGGGAATTATCAGCTTTTACCTTTGGCTTTTTGAGTGCGTTAGATTTAGAGGCTATGGGCCATATCGACGCTGGTGAGGTCACCTTTCTTGAATCGATCAGTACAGCAAGGAAGACCTGCTTCCAAGATTTTTTCTGA
- the ctaD gene encoding cytochrome c oxidase subunit I, protein MSSYAQKKGFGATLWDYLTTVDHKKIAILYLAAGGFFFLVGGLEALIIRIQLAVPNNDFVSAGLYNEVLTMHGTTMIFLAAMPLIFAFMNAVVPLQIGARDVAFPFLNSLGFWLFFAGGVFLNMSWFLGGAPDAGWTSYASLSLNSPGHGIDFYVLGLQISGAGTLIGGINFLVTIINMRAPGMTYMRMPLFTWTVFVTSALILFAFPALTVGLFLMLFDRMFGSNFFVVANGGNTIIWEHFFWIFGHPEVYILVLPAFGIFSEIIPHFSRKRLFGYSSMVFATVLIGFLGFMVWAHHMFTVGLGPIANAIFAVATMAIAVPTGIKIFNWLLTMWGGSLSFTTPMLYAVAFIPTFVAGGVTGIMNASATADYQFHDTYFVVAHFHYVIVGGVVFALLAGTHYYWPKIFGTMLNDFLGKITFWLFFIGFHLTFFIQHFLGLMGMPRRIWKFLPGQGLDNGNLVSSIGAGFMGVAVIFLLINIISTQVKGVRVGNDPWGDGRTIEWAIPSPPPFYNFKQTPLIRGLDAYWLEKMEGKDGLTPAEPIGDIHMPNNSIIPLIVSLGLFIAAFGAMYHVDDKAWALPVLIIGMLITLGAMFFRSVLDDHGYHVHKEDLLDDDDKGGKA, encoded by the coding sequence GTGAGTAGCTACGCACAGAAAAAAGGCTTCGGCGCGACTCTTTGGGATTACCTGACAACAGTTGATCACAAGAAGATCGCCATCCTTTACCTCGCGGCAGGGGGATTCTTCTTCCTTGTCGGTGGTTTGGAAGCCCTTATCATACGTATACAGCTGGCGGTACCGAATAATGATTTCGTGAGCGCCGGTTTGTACAACGAAGTATTGACCATGCATGGTACGACCATGATTTTCTTGGCGGCCATGCCACTGATTTTTGCATTCATGAATGCAGTCGTCCCGCTCCAGATCGGCGCGCGTGATGTAGCATTCCCATTCCTGAACTCATTGGGCTTCTGGCTGTTCTTTGCCGGAGGGGTGTTCCTGAACATGTCCTGGTTCCTGGGCGGTGCTCCTGATGCAGGGTGGACGTCTTATGCGTCCTTATCACTAAACTCACCTGGACATGGGATCGACTTCTATGTCCTCGGGCTTCAAATCTCCGGGGCTGGTACGCTGATCGGGGGGATCAACTTCCTCGTCACCATCATCAATATGAGGGCTCCTGGAATGACCTATATGCGTATGCCATTGTTCACATGGACCGTATTCGTCACATCCGCTCTCATCTTGTTCGCATTCCCGGCTTTGACAGTGGGATTATTCCTGATGTTATTCGACCGCATGTTCGGTTCTAACTTCTTCGTTGTCGCCAATGGTGGTAACACGATCATCTGGGAGCATTTCTTCTGGATATTCGGACATCCTGAAGTATATATCCTTGTGCTTCCGGCATTCGGAATATTCTCGGAAATCATTCCTCACTTCTCGAGGAAGCGGCTATTTGGATACTCATCCATGGTCTTTGCCACGGTATTGATCGGATTCCTCGGCTTCATGGTATGGGCCCATCATATGTTCACAGTCGGACTAGGCCCGATCGCAAACGCCATCTTCGCCGTTGCCACCATGGCCATCGCGGTACCGACGGGGATCAAGATCTTCAACTGGCTCCTCACGATGTGGGGCGGCAGTCTCAGTTTTACGACTCCGATGCTTTATGCGGTCGCCTTCATCCCGACTTTCGTAGCGGGTGGGGTAACCGGGATCATGAACGCATCTGCGACAGCAGATTATCAGTTCCATGATACGTATTTCGTCGTTGCCCATTTCCACTATGTCATCGTAGGGGGAGTCGTATTCGCACTTCTTGCCGGAACGCACTACTACTGGCCGAAAATCTTTGGAACCATGCTGAATGACTTCTTGGGCAAGATCACGTTCTGGTTGTTCTTTATCGGTTTCCATCTTACGTTCTTCATCCAGCATTTCCTTGGGTTGATGGGAATGCCACGTCGTATCTGGAAGTTCCTTCCTGGTCAAGGTCTTGACAATGGAAATCTGGTATCTTCCATCGGAGCAGGATTCATGGGCGTAGCCGTCATCTTCCTGCTGATCAATATCATCTCTACACAGGTGAAAGGTGTCCGGGTCGGCAATGATCCATGGGGCGACGGACGTACCATCGAATGGGCCATTCCTTCACCGCCGCCATTCTACAACTTCAAACAGACACCGCTTATCCGTGGGTTGGATGCGTACTGGCTGGAGAAGATGGAGGGGAAAGACGGATTGACACCTGCGGAACCAATCGGTGATATCCATATGCCGAATAATTCCATCATCCCGCTTATCGTCTCACTCGGTCTGTTCATTGCGGCTTTCGGTGCCATGTATCATGTGGATGATAAAGCATGGGCTCTTCCTGTCCTCATCATCGGCATGCTGATCACACTCGGAGCGATGTTCTTCCGTTCGGTTCTGGATGATCATGGGTACCACGTCCATAAGGAAGATCTGCTTGATGACGATGATAAAGGGGGTAAGGCATAA
- the cyoE gene encoding heme o synthase, with translation MSNSRTMTDAMGETASSAWKDFLSLIKIGIVNSNLITTFTGMWLAFYFSGAHFLQSLDVIFLTLVGSSFIIAGSCAVNNVYDRDIDHVMDRTKGRPTVTGKIHSGKALAIGLFMILLGTIMLFMTTITAGVIGLIGVICYVLLYTMWSKRRYVSNTIVGSISGAVPPLIGWAAVDGGLSTTAWVLFLLMFIWQPPHFYALAMKRVEEYRAANIPMLPVVKGFKVTKHHIVWWVAALLPLPFFLLDLGLPFFILATAFNIGWLALGLAGYKMKDEIKWSRLMFVYSLNYLTILFVAMVIVTVV, from the coding sequence ATGAGCAACAGTCGAACGATGACCGATGCCATGGGGGAGACTGCGTCCTCAGCATGGAAGGATTTCCTTTCATTGATTAAAATTGGGATCGTCAATTCCAATCTGATTACCACCTTTACCGGGATGTGGCTCGCCTTTTACTTTTCAGGTGCCCATTTTCTTCAATCCTTGGATGTCATTTTCCTCACGCTGGTCGGTTCATCCTTCATCATTGCCGGTTCCTGTGCAGTGAATAATGTGTACGACCGGGATATCGATCACGTGATGGACCGTACAAAGGGGAGGCCCACCGTTACAGGTAAGATCCACTCCGGTAAAGCTCTCGCCATCGGACTGTTCATGATCTTACTCGGCACCATCATGTTATTCATGACGACCATCACAGCAGGTGTCATCGGTCTCATAGGGGTCATCTGCTACGTCCTCCTCTATACGATGTGGTCGAAGAGGAGATATGTCAGTAACACCATTGTGGGCAGTATCTCCGGTGCGGTTCCCCCGTTAATCGGGTGGGCAGCGGTGGACGGAGGCTTGAGTACGACAGCATGGGTGCTTTTCCTCCTCATGTTCATCTGGCAACCTCCGCATTTTTATGCACTCGCCATGAAACGGGTTGAAGAATACCGAGCAGCCAATATCCCGATGCTTCCCGTAGTCAAAGGCTTTAAAGTGACGAAACATCACATCGTCTGGTGGGTGGCGGCCCTTCTTCCGCTTCCATTCTTCCTGCTCGACCTTGGTCTTCCGTTCTTTATCCTTGCGACGGCATTCAATATCGGGTGGCTTGCCCTCGGACTTGCAGGCTATAAGATGAAGGATGAAATCAAATGGTCGCGCCTTATGTTTGTTTATTCTCTGAACTACCTGACCATCTTGTTTGTAGCGATGGTGATTGTCACCGTCGTTTAA